TTATTGTTTTTTGCCACAGATTAAAATGATTTCCATGGATTTTTTTTCGCCACGAATTCACGAATTAATTCATCCTAATTCGTGAATTCGTGGCAAAAGATTTTAATTATTGTAATTTTTTCTTAGAACTAAAAGCAGTTAAAAGTAAATAACTTATAAGTCCAACTGACAGTGCTAAAACGGATGCTAAAATAAGACTTCCGACGATATATTGTGTTGCATTTTTTTGAATATCGTCAAGCGTAATCGAACTATCCAAAATCAAAGGCGCGTCGTTTGACACGAAATAACTTCCCATTTTTAAAGAACCATAAATGACAAACGGAATAAAAGGAGGGAAGCTCACATTTGAAGCCAGATAAGCAATGACTTTGTTGAGCTTGAATAATGCGGCAAAAGTAAAAAGCAGTATCGTTTGAAACCCCCAAAACGGAGAAATTCCAATGAAAATTCCTAAAGCAATTGCAGCAGATTTTTTGAAATTTGAATCGCTGCTTTCTAAAATATCTTCTAGGAAAAACTTTTTAAATCCTTTTTTTTTTGCTTTTCTAAAGTAGTCTCGAGGTTTTATATACAGTAAAGCATTAATAACCAAAACGGTATTTAAAATACTGATTCGGGTAAAATCCTTAAACGGACGAAAATGCGAAACGCGTTCCAAAGGATCATACAAAATCTGAATTGGAATGTTTTTGACTACAATACCTTTCCAGGCAGAACGAACTATGACTTCAATTTCGAACTCAAATTTATTGGTATAAAATTGCTTCGGGATTAGGTTTAAAGGATATAAACGAAAACCAGATTGTGTGTCTTCTAATACAATTCCGGTTTCGAATTTAAACCAGAAATTCGAAAACTTATTTCCAAAACTGCTTTTCTTTGGCACATTTTCCTGTGTCATATTTCGGCTTCCAATCAATAAAGAATTTGGTTCTTTTTGAATTTCGGCAATAAAATTCGGAATATCTGAAGCAAAATGTTGTCCGTCAGAATCTATCGTGATTGCATATTCAAAATGCATTTCGATTGCTTTTCTAAAACCATTTCTCAGCGCTCGCCCTTTTCCTATATTTTTAGGATGATGAATTTGTGTGAGTTGCGAATATTGTTGTAAAATCTCAAAAGTGTCATCGGTCGATCCATCATTGACAATAATGATATTTGTAGTGAAATCTAAAATAGAATCCAGCACCTTTTTTAAAGTTTTGTGATTGTTGTATGTGGGAACAATGACACAAAAATGAGTCGAATTAAGTAATTCTTGCTGTGATAAAATAGGTTTCATTTCGAGTTTTTCTTTAGCCTACTTTACGAATTGCTTTTCTTTTTCAGAGAAACTTTTCGATTGTAAAACAAAGTCTTTTAGATAATCTTTTAAAACAGCATTTTGCTCTGCATAATGTGCTGTAATATAATTTTTATCTTCTTTAATATTCTTTTTATAGCCAGTTATTCCGGGAACATTTTCCTGAATACTCAACCTGATCATTCTGATTTCTATATTATTAGGTTCACTTTTTATAGTCGATTCAAGAAGATTTGCACCTTCTTTAAAACGATCCATTTTATCTTTTAATTTTTTCTCAAACTTTGAATCCAATAGAATTGAAGCAGCTTTGTAAGCGACTAAAATTTTTGCATCGTCGTTTGAAACTGTTGCCAGTTTTTCTGAAAATTCCTTAGCATTACTTTCTGATTTAGTAACGCTCGAATACATTTTTCTGATAGAAGTCAAATCCGGATTACCAGCAAAATTAATCCACAAAAGTAAAGACAGCAGTAGTTTCATAATTATATTTTTTTGTACACATTGCTAAGTTTCAAAGCAACGGTATCGTTAAAATAAGTTGTGTTTTTTACTTTAACCAAATCATCTTCGGTTATAGTAATATCAAGTTCTAAACGCAATTCCGGAGTAGCTTCAGGATTAATAAGTGCCATAAATTTCACATTGGCAAGTGTTTGAATCATCAAAGTGCTTTTGGTAATTGCTTCCGTAAGTTCTTTAATAATCTGAATCATGCAAACTCCAGGCATAATTGGATTTCCCGGAAAATGACCTTTGAAAACTTCATGTTTTTCATTGATCAAAATCGTGATATTATATTTAGAATCTCCCGTTTTTTCTTCCGATAGAACTTTATAAAAATCTTTTAAAACCATAATCGTTTATTTTTTTTCTCCAAAAGAATAAGAAAGCCCTAATTGAAAATTAACATTGGTGTTGTAATCCCCAAATAAATAATCATCATTGCGGTCATTGTGATAATAACCACTATCCAATACATCTAAAAAGCCTTTTTTTAATCGGCCTTCAATGGTAAGGTTTGGAGATACTTTATAGGCAATACCTGTAACAAATGCCAGGTCATTACATTGTTTTCTTTTGATCAGATTATCATGTAAAAGAACATCTAAAGCCGGACCAAATTGTATTTGAATACCAGGCCCAAATGTAAATTTATTAATAAGAGCAAGTGACAAATAATCGATCTGTAAATCGCGATGTTCCACTTTTTCAATTCCTGCAATATCGTCAAAATAATTTCGGGCAACATTGTTAGATCCTTGTCTCGTATATGTTATTTCAGGCTGAAGAGCATAACGTTTCGTGATATTTATTTCTCCAAATCCGCCAACATAGAAATCAGTTTTATAATCAGCATGCATTTCTGAGATAGTAGAAAAACTAAAACCACCTCTCAAACCCGGCTTAAAACTAGCTTGTGCTTGTACTTGATGCAGCATGAAAAATGCTACTATAACGACGTATAATTTTTTTGAATTCAATATGTTTATTTTACTTTAAAAGTATAACTGATACCAATTTGAAAAACCTGATTTAAAATAACATCATTATAGTAATAATCATTATCATTGTTAATTCCATCATAACCATAAATATCAACTAATCCTTGTTTAATTCTGGCTTCAAACGTTAATCCGTTTGGCAATGTATAACCAACACCTCCAACAAAAGCAAGATCAAAATCTTCAGGACTGCTGTTGATATAATTATCAGAAACTTTAAAATCTACAGACGGACCTCCTAAAATGTGAAAACCTTTACCGCCAATATTAAATTTTGCAACTGCACCAAGTGTCAGGTAGTTTAATTCATAATTTACATAACGAAAATTATAGCCGTTTCCAAGATATTCTCTTCCCTGATCACCTTGTCTTGAATACGTTATCTCAGGCTGTAACGAAAAATATTTATTAAATTTAATGTTTACTAATCCACCAACATAAAAATCTGTTTTAGATTTATTATCATCAATATTGGTTAATGTTGAGACATTTAGACCACCTCTAATTCCGGGACTAACTCTTACTTGTGCATTTGATGTTATAATTCCAACAAACAAAACAAAGGCAATTACGGTTATTTTTTTCATTTTTAATTTGGTTTAAGTTTAGCTTTAGATTAAGTTTTTACTCTGATTTAAAATAGTTTAACTCAATTTTTAACTTGATATTCTGATGAATAATCTGAATTTTCTCCGCAAAAATATTGTTTTCTGAACTAAAAAGCAGGGTTATTTTTTCTTTTGTTTTAGATGCATTCACGACCTTCTCTAATTTCGATCCATTTTTAGAAACAAAAAGGTAATTATCGCGGTTTCCATCTTCTGATTTATAAATATTATCTTCTTCGTTTTCAAATTGTTCCTGAATCAAGTATTCATTTTTAAGAAGCAATCGAAAATCTTCGGTTAAAGTATTAATCAAAATTTTTCGGTCTAATTCAGATACAATCGAGTTGACTTTAAATGTCTTTTTTGAAATTTCAAAATCTAACAATTTGTTACCAAATTCAGTTGTAAAAACAACGCGATGTGTAGTATCATTTATTTTTTTAGCAATAAAAATTCCGGATATTTCATGACCATAAACCGTGATATTCGTTTTGTAAACATAATCAGTATTTGAGTCGGTAAAATAGGGAACCTGATAAGACGTTTTGTCTAATTTTTTAGGCGTATAATTTTTTGTGACCGAGCCACAAGAAACTAAAACTAATGCCAAAAGGCAATTAATTATTAAAAACTGAATCGTCGATTTTTGCATTGATCACTTTATTTTTAAGTACAATTCTAGTATAATCTTCAGAGGATTCCAGTAATTTAACTTGCACAACTGTTGCTTCTTCTTTATCAAAAGTCAGTTCAATTTGTTTGATGTATTTTTTTAAAGTAGCATCTTTCGGAACAAATTTCGCAAGATTTTGCCCTTTCAATTTAAAGTACGAAATCGTAAATTCTTTATCGTCAAACATATTTCCGCTCACGCTTCCAACGATTAATTTATTGATACGACCAAAGATTTTGCTGTTGCCAATATCAACCGCACTTTTCTTTCCTTCGTCGTTAATCAGGATTTTTCCGTTTTTGAAAACGATGCTGTAATTGTATGGTTTTTTGTATTGCCATTGAAGCAAACTTGGCTCTTTGAAAATCATTTTACCAGAAGTTTCAATGTCTTTCGATAAAAAATCTAAATGTTTGTATTGTATAAAATCAGTACTTAAAGTTTTGATTTTTTTCGAAACTACATTTACATCTTGTTTGAAAGCAGCAATTTCTGCATCAGACATTTTTTGTTCCTGAGCAAACAAATTGCCTGAGATGAATAAAATTAAGAGTGCTATTTTAGTTTTCATATTTTGTTAAAAATTGTGCTTTAATTTTTTTGCCACAGATTAAATTAATTATAAAAATCCGTTTTTATCCGCGTTTTCGCTTTAGCGAATCCGTTCCATCAGCGTTCAATATCATAAGCTTTTAGATCCAAAAGTTCTTCGATCGAAATCACTTCATAATTGTTTTGCTGTAAAAATTGCAAAAACTGTTCCAATACTAAAACGGAGTGCAATCCTGTATCGTGCAAAAGTACAATTCCACCAGGAGAAACACGTTTTTTAATCCGATTCAAAATCAATTCCACATTTGTTGTTCCGCCGTCAAGCGAACGAATATTCCAGCCAATAACTTTATGTCCCGTTATTTTTAAAGCTCTTCCAATTGATGGTGTTGTAACTCCATACGGCGGACGAAAGAAGTTGATTTTTTTTGAAGTAAATTTTTCCAGAAGTTTATCTGTTTTTTGAAGTTCTTCGATTATGCTTGGGGTGGTATAAAAATCAAAAAACTTAGAATGAGAATACGAATGATTTCCAACCAAATGATCTTCGTCTATAATTCTTCGAAGAATTTCAGGATGAATTTCAATATTTTTTCCAATGCAGAAGAAAGTTGCTTTTGCATTGTATTTTTTCAAAAGGTCTAAAACGTCCAAAGTAAATTCACTCGGGCCGTCATCAAAAGTTAAAGCAATTTTTTTTTCTGTTTCCAATGGATTGTTACAGAAAGCTTTTACGATATAATTAGATGAAATTCTTGCTGTTCCATAAATATTAATGGCAAGAAAAGGTACGGCAACCACTAAAAACCATAATCCGTTAATTCCTTTATCAGCTTTTAATAAAAACAAAAAAAGTAATAAGGAGATAAAAAAAATGGTGACTTTTTTATGCGTTATCATTTTGAAAGTAACGTAAAACTATGATTTTTTCCGTTTAATTGATTGTACAATAAAATGGTATTATAAGCTGGTTTTTCAACCGAATTTACTTTTATAATTTCAGGAATTTCCTGAGTCTTGATTACTTTTGAAGCCATCCATAAAGCAAAAGCCGAAGCCGTATCATATTCGCCACTCAAATGTTTGTAATACAATTGAGGCGTTTTTGCGAAAGCATTTTCAGCCAAATTTCTATAATAGGAATCAAAAGTGATATTACCATCCAAACCTAAAACGACAGCATCTACATCTGAAATTTCTAAATTATTGGATTTTAAAAACGCGATTAGTTCCGCTTCAATTTCATTTTCTTCTAAAGTGTTTTTAATCTCAACATCTAAAACCTGTGCATAAGTAGTGTCTTTTTTTTGATTTTCTAAAACAAAAAAACTGGCACCTTCACCAAAAACTGCTCCGGTTGAAGTTGGATTTAAAACATCATAAGGCTGATTACCATCTTGTTTGATTCGGCCTAATAGTTTAAAAAGGGAAGTTGTGTATTCGCCATTTTCGTCAATTCCGCCAACTAAAATCGAATTGGCTTCGTTTTCTTCGATTTGCATTTTAGCATCTAAAAGTGCCGATTCAAAAGAAACAGCTCCGTTTACATACGTAAAATTATACCCTTTGCATTGTAATGACAAAGCAATTTGAGCACCAACAGTATTATGTGTCGATTGTATAAACGAAGTTGGAGTTAAGAACTCTTCGTTATTGTCGAGAATATTTTTCAGGAATTTTTCAGAATCTTCAATGCATCCCAAACCAGTTCCGGTAATGATTGCGTCTACATTTTCGAGCTTTGCATCTTTTAAGGCTAATGCCGAAGCTACGATTCCGTTTTTTACACCTTTTGCCATTCTTCGAATTGCGGCTGGCGTAATAAAATCTTTGTAAACCGGTGAAACTATCGAAAGTATTGTGTCATTTTGGTTGTGCACCGCTTCCTCTAAAAAAACAGTATCAAATGTTTTTTGAGCCGAAATACAACCTACTCCATTTATATATGTTTTCATTAGCTTTTAGAAAATATAAGTGTGGAACAATTTCCTCCAAAACCAAAAGAGTTGGATAAAACGTGTTCGATATTTTTCATTTTTAAAGAAGTTTGTGGCTTTAGATCAAATTCTTCCATTGGAGTTTCAAAATTCAAATTCGGGTAAACCACACTATTCTGAATTGCCAAAACACTGTAAACGGCTTCTGTTGCTGCGGCTGCCGCCAAAGTATGACCCGTAAAAGGTTTTGTCGAACTAAAATCAGGAACTTTTTCATCGCCATAAATTCGGAGTAAAGCTCTTCCTTCAGACAAATCATTATTAGGAGTTGCCGTTCCGTGAACGTTGATATAATCAATTTCGCTTGGTCTTAAACCCGAAACTTCAAAAGCTTTTTTCATCGCCAAATATGCGCCATCACCATTTTCTGAAGAAGCAGTTTGGTGAAAAGCATCATTTGCATTTCCGTAACCCGAAACTCGAGCCAGAACTTTTTTGTTTTGTTTTTCAACAATTTCATCAGATTCTAAAACCAAATATGCAGCAGCTTCGCCAAGATTTAATCCTTTACGATTATTGTCAAAAGGTTTGTTATAATCGTCAGAAAGAATCATCAAAGTTTTAAATCCGTTGATCGTGAATTTTGCCAAAGCATCAGTTCCGCCAACGATAACGCGATCGAGTTTTCCGTTTTTGATCAAACGTGCGCCCAACATAATCGAGTTCGCAGCAGATGAACAAGCGGTACTTATAGTAGTAACCATTCCTTTTAAACCCAATTCTTCGGCAATCTTTTCGGCAACATCGCCGCCGTCATGACAACTAATATATTTGGTAAGTTCAGGATCTTTAAAATAATCGTAATAATGCTTTTCGGTCATATCCATTCCGCCAACGCTTGTTGCCGAAATAAGTCCGGTTCTAAATTCGTTGATCGATGTAATTCCGGCATTTTGAACAGCTTGTTTGGCAGCAAAAGCACCAATCATAGCAGTTCTAGAAAAATTATTATCATCAGAAAGTTCCAATTCATTGACCAATTCAGCATTGGTTTTTTTAATTTCTCCAACCTTAATAACATCCGCATGAACGGTCGAAATATTTTCGATGCGAGTTATAGCAATCTTATTTTCGATTAACGAAATAAAATTTTCCTCGACTGAATTTCCAATCGAAGAGATAATTCCCATTCCCGTTATTGCAACACCTTTTGCCATTTTAGATTTTAGATTTTTAGATTTTAGATTAGAACTTTGTCAAAGTTTCAAACTTTGATAAAGTTTTCACATCATCTGTGAAAACCTGTTCAATCAGTTTAATCTGCGGGCCAAAAATTATTTTGTTCTGTTAGCGCTAATATAAGCAGCCATAGTTTCAATAGATTGAAAAATAGATTTTCCTTCTTTTGGGTCAACCAGTTTTATTCCGTAATCTTTATCAAGAATTACGATCAATTCAAGTGCATCAATTGAGTCCAAACCTAAACCGTCTCCAAACAAAGGATCGTTATCAGCAATGTCTTCGATTGCGATATCTTCAAGATTTAGAGTGGTAATGATTTTATTTTTTAATTCTTCTTTTAATGCTTCCATGATTATTTATTATATAATATATTGATATTTTCGTTTGTGTATTTTTCGTTTTCTTCTTTACTAATCGTGCAAAGAAAAGCTTTGTAATTGTCATTAAAAAATTCAACCCAACCACAAAGAACTGTATCGGCTTTGTTTGAATTCAGCAAAATATTCGAATAATTCGACATAAATTCGGCGTTGAAAGCATCAAATATAAAGAAAGAATTTTCACTTTTCAGCTGATGACGAATACTTATTTCGCCCAAACAAATATTTGGCAAAGTATAAACGAAAACTGCCGGACTCGGATAATAGTTTTCTTTGTCCGAAATTGATTCCTGATACTTAACATCAGTATCTAAACTCGAAGATTTATTGGCCAAAACCAAAGCAATATTATTCTCTTTTTCAGCCGAAGTTATTGGACTCAAAAGCAATTCAGATCCTAAAAAAGCCAATTTACTTAAAGCATCCATTTTGAAAAACTTCGGATATTGAATGTCAAAATTACGATATGCTTGTTTCGAAAAATCAGCAAAATCAGTTGGTTCAATTTTGAAAACAGAAGTTCCGTTCAAAACAATTTCGTTGTTTTGAATAGTGATATAGGATTGTATGTAGGTTTTATTTTGAGTCATTTTGTTTAATTAGTATAAAATTTATACTGATTACTTGTTTTCAATCGTTTGTATTTTTTTATTAATAACTCTATTTACTTGTGTAATGAAATTATCGAGATTTTCTTCTCCATTTTTTATAATGTAAAAATTCTTCATTTTCTCTTTCATCTGTAAGAAGAAATCTAAAGGGATTTTTTCTAAATTTAAATCATTAAAACAAGCAAATAAGTTTTGTGATAAATAATCTAGCTTTTCTGTATCATTAATTTTTAAAAAAATATGGCAATAGAGATAATCTTGATCTATGTATTTATTATCGCCAAATATGATTTCATCAGCTAATGAATATATCGTTTTTTCATCCCAATTGAAAATTTCCTTAGAAAATCTTTCACTATCAGTTTCACTTAAAGCGTTGATAACATCTCTGATTTCTGGGCGAACAATATATTCCCAATGACCACAATCTTTATTCTTAAGATTTCGTTCAATATATTTTTTTAAATATGTAATATCATCGTCCTTCATAATTGAATATTTATTTTATGAAACCGAAGTATTAACAATTTTGGTAATATGCCATTTCCCGGATTTATTTTCAATTGTAATTTGAAATCCCTGTCCACATTTTCCTCCGCCACATGAAGCACTTGCATCTAAAACTCCTGATGTTTTAGTTTTATTGAAATGAATTTTATGAATTGTAATAGTACCAACAGGCATTTTGCTCTTTTTGTCGTTTATATCCCAATATCTTTCTTCGGGAAATTTAGACGTATATTGAAAATCGAACTTTTTATTGTCTTTAAATGGAGTCAAGTCAAATTTGTCGTCATTGATTCCATTGCTTACTATAAAATCATGAACACCAATTAAAATTCTATTTTTATCTTTTTTAATACTGTCTTGTTCAATCTGATATCTTTTTAATTCATTATGATATCCAACAGTATCTCTTTTACCGGTTTTAAAATCAACTATTCTTGGAAATGGTGGAGGATACATAATTCTTCGATCCATATATATTGAATCTACAATTTCAAGAAAGACATTATTTAAGACATCCTTTTCAAAATCAGATTCAGACACTTCTTTCTTTTTACATCCAAAAAGAGAAAGAAGAATTAGAGTTATAAATATGAATTTTGATAATTTCATTTTCAGTTAATTCGTGAAAATTAGTGCAATTCGTGTTTCACTTTTTCAAATATCACCGCCGTATTACAACCTCCAAATCCAGAAGCCGTTTTCAAAAAGAACTCAATATTTTTTTCTTCATTTTTCTCAATAACATTAATCGATTCGCTTACGCCGATTTCGTCAAAACCTTTCGATTCAAAAAGTATATTTTGATTTGCGGATTCAATTGCAATTACGGTTTCTAATAATCCCGAAGCGCCTAATGTATGTCCGTAAAACCCTTTCAAACTATTTATGGGAACGTTTTGTAAATCTAAACGATTTAGTGCAATTGCTTCCATTTCGTCATTGAATGGAGTTGCGGTTCCATGTGCTGAAATATAATCGATTTGATCTGGATTTATCTGAGCTTCTTTCAAAGCATTCTGAATACTTCTAAACAAACCTTCACCTGTTCTTGAAGGTCCGGAAATATGATTGGCATCGTTGATAGAACTATCTCCAATAACTTTTATTTTTGCGTTTTTGGTTTCCGCCGAAACTAAAACTGCTGCTGTTGCTTCACCCAAACTTACGCCGGTTCTGTTTTTAGAATAAGGTTTACAAGGCAAATTGCTCATCGCTTGAAAAGCATTAAAACCAGATAAAACAAATTCTGAAACTTCGTCTCCGGCAATAACAAAAATGTTGTCGTAAAGTTCAGATTGAATCATTCTTTTGGCAACAGAAATGGCTAAAATTCCGGAAACACAAGCATTCGAAACGACAATTGGTTGTGTTTTAAATCCGAAGAAATCCGAAACATTTTTTGCTAAAACATCTAAATGTGCATTATTAAAATTTTCTTCTGAATCATTTTTTAAAGCCGTAACATTTCCTTTTGTGGTCGAAAGTATAAAAGCAGTTTTCGAATTTAATTCAATTCCTGAGTTTTTGATAATCGGCTCTAAAGCCAAAATCATCATTTTCTCTAAACGAGAATATTTTGTGTCAGCGCTTATTTTTGCAAAAGCACTGTTTATTTTTTCATCATTAATAATTGCAGCATAAAACGGTATCGGCATTAAGGAAGTATCTTCATGTAATTGAATACCGGATTCTCCACGAAGAATCGCTTCGATGTTGGTTTCAACATCAAAACCTAAAGGCGTAATACAATTGGTTTCGGTGATATATACTTCTCTTAACATTTTATCTTTTTTATTCCTGCAAGATTTTATCGCACGCAGATTCTACGGATTAAACATATTTACACGGATTTTAATTTGTAAAAATTAGTGTAATTCGTGTTTGAATTTTTATTTAATCAATCCAACTTTTCGTTTCCATTCTTCATAAAACGGAGGATTTGTCAACATTAGATTTCCTTCTTTATCCAGAAATACCTGAACAGTTTCTCCCGTACACGCAACTTCGCCTTTTTCGTCAATAATTCTAAAACGATAAATCATTTTGGCAGCCGGAGTATCAACAACCGTTGTTTCAATTGTTACGACATCGCCGTAGCGCAAAGACAATTTATGTTCGCATTTTGATTTTACGATTGGCGTTGTAAATCCTGTTTTGGCAATATCTAAATAGGTAAGTCCGTGTTCGCGTCCAAATGCTTCGCGTCCATCTTCAAAATAGGTAATATAATAGCCGTGCCAAACAATCCCCAGTGGATCAGTTTCGTTAAAACGAATTCTGATTTCATGCGAAACCGTTAAGGAAGTTGCTTCGTTATACTGTTCTTTTCTTTTTGTCATAGAATAATGCAATGCAAGTTGTGATTATAAAGAACAAAAATAACAAACTTATTTTTGGTATGATTTCCAGGAAAGAAACGTTGCGCAATAAAACATCATAAAACGCTTCAAGACCCCAATTCATTGGTGATGATTTTGCAATAATCTGCATAATTTTTGGCATTGCAAAAACTGGAACCCAGACTCCGCCAATTGCTGCAAGAATGATTACGCTTGTCGCGCCAAATGGTGCAGATTGTTCTTGTGTACTTGCGATAGTTCCCAATAAAATTCCGAAACCAATGGCTGCGAAACCAGAAAATAAAGCCACAACACTCATCAAAAACAAATGTCCTTCAATGTTTAAAGAAGGCAAACCAATATGCGGAAATAAAAATATTGCAACGGCAACCATCATATAAAACTGAATCATACAAATGGCTGAATAAGTTATGGTTTTACCAATAATCACAATTAGATTCGAAACCGGATTAGTCAATAATCGAACAAATGTTCCTTGAGATTTTTCTTTTACAATATTAATAGACAACGGAATCACGATAAAAAATATTGCAAAAAGTGTCCACGCCGGAACATTATGTTGCACCGAATTTGGCAACACTTCTTTGTTATTTACTTTTGGAACAATTTCTTTAAAAGTAATAAAACTCTTTTGTTCGAACTTAGTATTTTCTTCGCCCAATTGATTTTGAAAAGTCGTGTAAATTGATTTTGTTTCGATTTGCGAAATCATTTTATCAATAGAACTCATCACAGAATTTTTGAAACTAAGCTGAACTGCCGGATCAAAATATAATTTGACTTCTTTTTGCTGAATTATTTTTGAAGTTTTTGGTTTTGCGATTGTATCTGTAAAACCCATTTTGCTCACAATGTTTTCTACATTCTGATCAACTTTGGCTTGTAAATCTGTACTTAGATTTTTTGGAATTATAATTGCCAACTGAAATTTTCCTTTGTAAACATTTTCTCGGGCAACTTCTTCAGTAAGTGGTTTATTGTCAATTTGCGTAACAACGCTAAAAAGCTGACTTTTTTCTAAATTGTCAAAAACAGTTTTAGAAACCGAACCGTTGTCGTTGTCGACCAATAAAATCTGAATTTTATTATCGCTAACGGTTTTAAAAGTGCTGTCTTGAATTAATGTTACGGTGATTACCAAAACCAAAGGCATTATAAATAAAATGACTAATCCGCCTAAATCTCGTTTGAGCAGGAGAAATTCTTTTACGACTGACATCCAAATTTTATATATCATCTCTCAGATCTTTACCGGTTAATGAAATAAAAACTTCTTCAAGATTTCTAGCTTTTTCGGTCGAAGCAATTAATCCAGATGGCGTGCCTTGCGCATAAATTTTTCCTTGGTCAAGAATGGCAATTGTGGTGCAAAAATCTTCGGCTTCAGCCAAATGATGTGACGTATAAATAATCGTAGTTCCGTTTTGATTTAAATGTTTAAGATATTCTATAATTGCATTTTTAGATTGTACATCAACACCAACGGTTGGTTCATCCAGAAATAAAACTTTAGGATTGTGCAGAATTCCGGCAATCAAATTGACTCTGCGTTTCATTCCGCCAGAGAAAGTTTCAATGCGTTTGTCGGCAAATTTTAAAAGTCCCAAAAGATCTAAAGTTTCAATTACTTTATCTTTCAAATCAGAACCTTTTAATCCGTACATGCTTCC
This genomic window from Flavobacterium sp. 9 contains:
- a CDS encoding 3-oxoacyl-ACP synthase; translation: MTQNKTYIQSYITIQNNEIVLNGTSVFKIEPTDFADFSKQAYRNFDIQYPKFFKMDALSKLAFLGSELLLSPITSAEKENNIALVLANKSSSLDTDVKYQESISDKENYYPSPAVFVYTLPNICLGEISIRHQLKSENSFFIFDAFNAEFMSNYSNILLNSNKADTVLCGWVEFFNDNYKAFLCTISKEENEKYTNENINILYNK
- a CDS encoding thioesterase family protein; this translates as MTKRKEQYNEATSLTVSHEIRIRFNETDPLGIVWHGYYITYFEDGREAFGREHGLTYLDIAKTGFTTPIVKSKCEHKLSLRYGDVVTIETTVVDTPAAKMIYRFRIIDEKGEVACTGETVQVFLDKEGNLMLTNPPFYEEWKRKVGLIK
- a CDS encoding ABC transporter permease; this translates as MIYKIWMSVVKEFLLLKRDLGGLVILFIMPLVLVITVTLIQDSTFKTVSDNKIQILLVDNDNGSVSKTVFDNLEKSQLFSVVTQIDNKPLTEEVARENVYKGKFQLAIIIPKNLSTDLQAKVDQNVENIVSKMGFTDTIAKPKTSKIIQQKEVKLYFDPAVQLSFKNSVMSSIDKMISQIETKSIYTTFQNQLGEENTKFEQKSFITFKEIVPKVNNKEVLPNSVQHNVPAWTLFAIFFIVIPLSINIVKEKSQGTFVRLLTNPVSNLIVIIGKTITYSAICMIQFYMMVAVAIFLFPHIGLPSLNIEGHLFLMSVVALFSGFAAIGFGILLGTIASTQEQSAPFGATSVIILAAIGGVWVPVFAMPKIMQIIAKSSPMNWGLEAFYDVLLRNVSFLEIIPKISLLFLFFIITTCIALFYDKKKRTV
- a CDS encoding ABC transporter ATP-binding protein, translated to MYSLNDVSLDINQGQIFGLLGPNGAGKTTLISMLCGLIKPTSGHFTIDGLNYASDSSKIKKIIGVVPQEYALYPTLTARENLHYFGSMYGLKGSDLKDKVIETLDLLGLLKFADKRIETFSGGMKRRVNLIAGILHNPKVLFLDEPTVGVDVQSKNAIIEYLKHLNQNGTTIIYTSHHLAEAEDFCTTIAILDQGKIYAQGTPSGLIASTEKARNLEEVFISLTGKDLRDDI
- a CDS encoding beta-ketoacyl synthase, with protein sequence MLREVYITETNCITPLGFDVETNIEAILRGESGIQLHEDTSLMPIPFYAAIINDEKINSAFAKISADTKYSRLEKMMILALEPIIKNSGIELNSKTAFILSTTKGNVTALKNDSEENFNNAHLDVLAKNVSDFFGFKTQPIVVSNACVSGILAISVAKRMIQSELYDNIFVIAGDEVSEFVLSGFNAFQAMSNLPCKPYSKNRTGVSLGEATAAVLVSAETKNAKIKVIGDSSINDANHISGPSRTGEGLFRSIQNALKEAQINPDQIDYISAHGTATPFNDEMEAIALNRLDLQNVPINSLKGFYGHTLGASGLLETVIAIESANQNILFESKGFDEIGVSESINVIEKNEEKNIEFFLKTASGFGGCNTAVIFEKVKHELH